The window TTGTTTCTGTTCAGCTGGCTTCACTTGAACTGCTGCAGGAACAGGGTGAACATACGAGAAACCAGCAGGCAAAAGCTGATGTTGACTTCCAGATGTTGGTGTTGTATATTGGGCCGCATGAAGGATGCCCTGCGAGGGCAAGACTCCACCTTTCATATTACTAGCAGCTGCTGCTGCTGCAATCGCTTTTGCAGGATCAGAGGTGGTGCCACCACCTAGAGTAACAGGACACAAAGTCAACATTCCACTTGACGATGATGCCGTTGATGAACCAGTCGGTTGTTGAGCCGGCTGTTCTGAACGCCTTCTTTGAAGATAATATCCCCCAGTAGCTTGACCTGTAGAATTTGTACCAGTAGAATGCGGGGGTTGAGCTTGCATATATGGACTTGAGAAGAACAGTTGTGCTTGCTGCATACTcttctgttgttgctgttgttgctgtagttgctgttgttgttgttgcatttgAGACTTAGTTCCACTGCCTGAAGTTGAAGCAGTATGAGGGTTTCCAAGAATTGACGGCACATTCCTTCCACCAGCAGGAGATGACTTTTGGTTGGGAAGTGAAGGCGAGGATTTGCCCTGCTGTGTTGACAATGATGAGCTTTGGCCGCCGGTTTTATTGCTTGCAGAAGCAGAATTTGTATGCCTTGGGCTTCCACAGGCACCTTTTGAGATTGAAGAAGTTGTAGGAGAGCCAACCATCATGGGCGAAGAGGGAGACTGGTTATTATTAGGAGGCTGTTGTCCCTGTGGAGGAGCAGCTGATTTCTGATTTGTGCCAAAAGATATTTGTGTGTGGCTTTGCTGGGATCTAACCTGCTGCTGAGAAAGGTTTTTCAGAGAAGAAGTGGATGACAAAGATGATGGAGCTTGGGACGTAGATGTTCTGGTAGAATTTTTCCACTGAGGCGACTGAGCTTGACTGCTGTTGTTACCAGTCTGTACAAGGTTTTGAGGAAAAGCAGACATTGCATTTGGAAACTTTGAAGAGGCAGAAGCCGACGATGTCAAGTGATCAGAGTAGGCATTCCCATTACTAGAAGCTGGTGTCTTACTCCGAGCAGCAGCAGCCGCAGCcatctgctgttgctgttgctgttgcttATGAAGCTGAATCATCTGCTGCTGCTGATGCTGAATTTGAGCTTGTAACTGTGCATTAGGGACATTTACAGCTCCCATAGCATTTGGCATTGCAGCTCGAGCAGTCCATGAAGCACCAGAGGGAAGATTTAAGGACCTTGATGAGCTATCAATGACACTGTTGGCAGCAATATTAGAACCGGAGGCATCGGACATCTCAGACCTTGAAAATGCAATAGACTGACCAGCATTTACTGAAGGCTGCTTCATAGCTAAACCTTTCCTTTCAGCATCAGCCCCAGACTGGTCGCTGGATCCAGATTTACCATCCTCGGatattctgaaatttttcttCTGCTGCACAGCCTGAGCAGCAGCTGCAGCCATCTGTAAATTTTGCCTCGTAGCTTCAGGGAGACTCTGAAAAATAGCATGATTCTGTGCCATGGACATGTCAATGCCAGGACCAGCAGTGGCTCCATTTAAGGAAGCAAATGACATAGCAAAAGGTTGAGGCGGCACTGATTCTAGATTCGTTTTTAAACCTTGTTGTTGCTGCGACTTCTTCTCAGTTTGATGATTACTGCCACCACCGGCAGAAGACGCAATACCAAAAGTAGCTGGAGGAGTCATCAAACCAAAGTTTGAGGGATGCATGGGCATAGCAAAATTCTGATTGTACACATTCATCGGCCCATGAGACCTTTTCCTCTCTGTAGTTGATGGGCTATCTTCACTACCCACCTCATTTTCAATATGACGTGTCTGTTGAGGAATATGCTGATTTTGTGACTGTGCTGGGGACTGAGATGGATGATTCTTTGACCCAGGAAAATTATGCAAATTGCCACCAGTAACAGCATTGCCTTGGGACCTCTGCTGCTGGCTCTGCAAATGCTTCTGGGATGAAGAGGATCCACTAGACATGCTTGTGTTTTGTTGACCTTGTTGCATTTGTTGCGACTGCGATGTAGGCGGCTGCTGCTGTTGCTGAACCTGGGATGGATGAATCATCTGGGAAGAATAGAAAGACCCATTGAACAATGGCATAGGCTGCGGATGAGCTCCTCTATAATTTGGAGGTGCTCCTACAGCAGGTATTGGGAAAGCATACGCATTATTCTGCAAGATCGCCAAGTACTGAGCTTCATTAGGAGACATATTTGGGTAGTTGAAACTAATTGCAGTAGCAGCTCCACCAGCTGCCGCTGAAGCAGCAGTGCCAGCAGCAGGATTGGATGTGTTAGGCAAGGCTGCAGTGGCCGTTGTGCTAGGTGACTTTGTGGGACCGGGTCGCACAGCAGCAGCTGCAGCTGCCTGTTGTTGATTTATAGGGAAGATGAACGCAGGCCCATGCTGTAAATTCATAAAAGACTCAGCAATTAGGCACTCCTCTGATCTTCATAAAAAGTTCCAAAATAGAGAAAGCCAAGAGATTAAGGTGCTAATAAGCTGTAAGAGACTTTACCAGTAGATTGTTAGGCGCAACAGGCGGCAATGCTTGCTGGAGTAATATTTGCTGCTTTCTCTGAGCAGTAGCATCTGCAATGTTTGCAGGCTGGACTTTGTCTTTACCAACATTATTAGGGAAAATGGCAAGCCCCTGACCCTTATCTGGCCCAGCAGTTGCTCTCCCAGCTAGATCTGTGGGCGGCAGAACATTGAGATTGGTCTTGGCTCCATAGAATGGTGCAGAGCCAGCAGCTGGTGGCCAGAAAGGATGCATCTTCATGAATTGCTGAAGGCAATGTATGTTCCTGGCAATGTAACAATGTGTCGCACATCTTTTTGGCCGCGGTTGAGAGAACAGCGGCTGCATAACATTGAAAAGCACAAAAAAGGGGCAGAAGAGCATGAATCAAACTCCAGCTTGAAAATGACTAAGGtggaaagagagaagagaagtgAGAGAAATACCTGGATTGGAGCAGAGGAAACTGTGGTTCCATCCATAGCTACAACTCCTTGCAAAGGTGCCATGTATCTGCTGACAGGAATTGAGTTATTTCGCCAGAAGCATTTACACCACGGATCTAATACTTTGTAATATCAATTAAATGAGCAATTAAGTCAAGCCGACCGTACCCCATGGGAGGAAGCCCACCAGGCCAGCTAGCCATAGACATTGGCATTGGTAAAGAGCTTGATTGACCTGAATATTGAAAACATCACCCCCATCAATTAAAAAATCCAAGGGAAGATTTCATTACAATCAACCCTAAAATCAACACCTACCTGTTTTTTCTATAATTGGTTCTTCTTTAGTAGCTTTTTGTGGTGGAGGCTGCTGCTGCAGCAACTTTTGACTCTGCTGTTGGAATTTGCTACTTACACCACTATCCTTTTCTGGCCTTTCCAAATCTAGCTGAAGATCAATATTCCTACCCCTGCTACCCTCACTTGCCTTATGAGGATTAAGTTCCTCAAGGGCTGCTGCTTTTGTCTTCTTTTCGTCAGCTTCAACACTGATCACTTCTTCTTTCTCAGCCTTGCCAATCCTTTCATTATCCTTCTCCTTCACTGAAGGCTTCATTTCCTGTACGCATCAGCCAATTCATTCATCAGATCATCCTCAATATCCTCAAGGGacgaaataaaggaaaagaaaaagtgaaTACTCACTACTATATTTTCTGCTAAAATAGGCTTCTTATCCACAGCTGCTGATCCAAAATCTATCTCAGCTTCCCTTTCAGGTGATGATCTTAACTGCGGTGGAGGGGCCTAAAAAGTTATTTAAAAGATCAATTACCAAACTTGGAAAAAAACTGAATAGATTGTTTTAGGCATATCTTCATCCTCACCATAAGATCTATCTGGAATTTCTCCTCTCTCTGACTTTCAACTTCTGAAACAATCCTGAAATTCCAACAACACATGAATCAGACACAAGTTGAATTACGAGCAAAAAGATCAAACCTTAGGATAGATACTCACACTTGGGTAACTGCAACAGCATCCTCACGATTACTATTTTCTGCTCCCAAAGTAGAAGACTCCCTCACCTCCTCCTTACTCTCCATAAATTCAGATTCCTCAGGCCTCCTCTTGGCCTCAGATTCCACCTTCATCGTCTCCGGTACCGGATCCGATGCAACCGGCAAACTTTGTACAGAAGCACTTAAATCATATAAAGATACACCATTTTCAGCAGCAGATTGTGGGGTCTTCTCCAAATTAGGAGAAGAAACCTCCATCTTCattgttgttgtctgatccatCTCCACTTTATTAGTAGCTGTAGAAGATGAAATGGGGCTGCTCCTTGCACCAAATCCTCCAGGATTTTCCAAGACTTGCCTCGGTCTTTTCCTCTTTGGAGCTGCACAAAACCAAGACTCATCAGAACAGAATCAAGAAACGGGATATTTATTGGGGAAAAAGATTGGAACTTTTTTAGTTATGCTCACCAACAGCAGATAAAGGAGTAGCTGATGAGTTAGAATTTGAAACAGGAGAAGAAACTCTGGATCTGTTATTGACTTCTCTTGTTGTATCATTTCGTCCTCCTCCACCACTTTCTTTCTTGGAAGGTCCTTGTGACTGGGTCATCAACCCGTATAACACTTCAGCAATCTCAATCTCTAGCTCTTCAGGGTTGTTGGATGAAGCAGCTTTTGGTGGTGACTTTGCCGGCGGCCTTTTTTGTCCATTAGGCTTCTGCATCAAGATTTTAAGAAAATCAGTTGAAATACATacatcaaaataaagaaaatagtaGCAAATCAGATTTGAAAAAATGAGACTAACAATTTTCTTTCTGACTGAAACATTGGAAGAAGATGGAGATAAAGGAGCTGCCGGTGATTGTGTTGATGTTGCCGGAATATTCTGTCTCACCGGCGATGCTGTCGAAACTTGCTGATGTATTTGCTCTCCTGTAATAACACCACTATTACCACCAACACAACCACCACCGCTGACCCCAGAAATCCAATCATGTGACCTCTTAGTAGATGCTGAAAATCACCAAAAACACCCAAAAATCAGAAAAGGGTCAATCAAAAAATCGTCAAAAACAGCGATAATAGACAAAACAGTACCAGAACGGGCTTTTCTTGGGACAGAAACACCAATCATTTCATCACCAGGTTTCCAAACAggagctgctgctgctgctggtgTTGCTGTCCTAAAAACCCTTGTAGTATTTGGTGGAAAACTCTTCCTCGGAGGCTGTAAATGATGATTATTATGATTATGGTTATTATGATGATGGTGGTGATTTGAAATGGACCCCACCGTCACCGGTACCGGAGGATTCGGCGGCAACAACCTTGTACTACTACTACCTGAAACACCAACGTTGTTTGTAGTAGTTGTTGTAGTAgtatcttcatcatcatcttcttcatcatcgttTACACTTTCTTCTGAACTATCATCAACACCACCAATTAACCTTTCACCTCTCCTCCTTTTACTCCGACTTATCCTATCTCTATCTCTATCCCTATTATCCCTTTCTCTCTCTCGTTCTCGTTCTCTTTCTCTTTCCCGTTCACGATCTCGATCTTTCTTCACTCTTTCCCTTAACCTTACAGATTCTTGTATCTCTACACCCCCATCTTCATctgcaacaaaaacaaaaacaattagTTCAtcaaggaaaaaaaattaatttaaagaatCATTAAAAAAATTATGGATCTAAGATTTGTACCAGGGGAATCTCTAAGACTATTAGTTCTATGTCTGCGTCTTGATGATAATCCATTAGATGTAGCTGCCGCTGCTACCATACCCCCACTTCTTCTTGCTTCTCTGTTCCTATCCATTTGTTtgatagagagagaaaaacaaaagcttttctttttttcttctccgGTGAAAGGTATAAACTAACCCCAGATGAGGTCTAGCATAATTCACCGGAATTTATGGCCAATTTCGACGGAAATGGGTTTTTCTTCACTTTCAGGCCGGAGATAAAACAACAACCCCACAAATTAATTCTTTCAAAGATCTTAACTTTTCACAAATGGGTGTGTGTTTTCTTGGATTTCTTCTcctcttctcttctctctcttctcttctctctctctctatctatctttGTTGGGTCTCCTTTTTCTGCTCTCTATCTTCATCAGCTTTTGGCTATATCACACTCTTCAAACCCTCGTAGAAGGTTGAGATCTCTCACTTTTGACAATTCCTTTACATCTCCCACCGTCCATTCACCATCTCATCCTACGGCTATTAATCCATCTTGCCAGCATGGCATGTGCTCGCACCGTCAGATTCAGACTGACACGTGTCGGTCATCTCCTCACCATGTTCCTGATTTAAATAAAGTTGGGTGGGTGGGTGACTAAAATAAGGAGGGAGCTTTTTTTGTTATTCTGACAAAACAATACATTTAATTTTCGTGGGCCCCGGTGTGTGGGGCACTTTTCACGATTGAATGGAACAAACAAAAGTTACCCCTCCAAGTTTTGTTCAGGTGACCGGCTATAGCCGGTTGTTAAATGTGTGTGACTGACCTTGGTAAAAGCAAAAAAACATGACGATCACAAGGAATCTAGGTGACTGCAGAAAATATCGTTCCAGCCGGTCAAATTCATTAATTATCGGGTTTTACTTACATTTTTTTCGCTATTCAAAATAAttatgtttttttccttttttattttttagtattaTTAAAGTGAGTACATTTAGTACTGTCCAGTTCCTTTTTTCCACAAATAGACAGGTGGGGCCCGTGTGATGAAGATCTAGAAGTAAAATCAACGGTGTAGATCATCCGATTGTCTAGTTGGAAACCACCTGAAGCGTTAGATGGATAAGTGACGTGGCCATATGCGGTTGTTTAATTAAAGGCTTTATTAGATTCCGATTATTAAGGCCGAGCTTACGTGGTATGTTAGGCAAGATCTGGGCCGTTGGAATTGAAAGATCGAACGGTGAAATGTGGACGGGCAGCGGAAGGAAAAAGGGCAGTCACGGTCACGGAACTTCCCAGAAAATGAATGGGGCCCTGAAGTTATTTTGGCGCTGCCCTTAgggaggaattttttttttttttaaaacaatttgcGTTAGGCCATATTGTCACGTTCTGTAGTGCTTTGTAGTTTGTGGTGGCTAAGATGTGGACCCCAAACTCCacatttgttttgttttgttttattttttatttcttgtgGTTGAAGTGAAAATGGTGGTGCTAGAAAGTAGGCCAGTGAATTGAATTTCGTTTTAACCGGAAAAATGATGAATCAAACTTCTTTTTcattctcattttcttttctttttttaaatgatgatataatgtttataaaagtttgacttttttggttccgttttgatttttatatttacgAATCCAATACAATGAAATCACATTGGATCGACTAAATATAATCGTTAACCACCAAAGGATATGGTGCACTGGATGAGACTTTTCTTCCCTTAATTAGAATTCTCGGGTTCAAACTCTAGGTATGAaaaaaatccttggtagggaACATTTTCCCCCCGAATGAGGTCCTATGGGGTGCAAATTCGGATATAGTCGGACTCAAATATGAATACCGAACACCGGATGGAAAACTAAAAAAAAGACTAAATACATTCATTAAAAGAGAATTAAGCATAAAATTTAATGAGAATtgattcgggttcaaactaccctgtttcaggcctaattttcggacctagcccacaataatccgagtccaccacacgtggaggacacgcgtggggaacatgGACGGAACcccatacacggggaaccccaccacgcgtgggagacacaaaccttgaaccccaccacgcgtggggcccATTTTCCTTGGCAAGGGTACTAAATACACGGACAAAGGGGTTGGAAAGGGGGGATTTTTGGAAAAAACCAACGGGGACTTGAAAAAATTGGAAACGGACTACTGTACATCTTCCTCTTCCTGAAAAGGAACCAACGAAAAACCCTActgtcaaaaaacaaaaaaaaaacccgaccGGAGCCCTACCCCGAAACCACCAACAAACCACCAAACACCACCCCCACGACCCCTCGTTCTTTTGAGAAGCAACAATCACTACTGCGTCGTCAACCACCATTGCCGCCCGCTACGAGCTCCAGCTCCATCCAAACCAACCTGCTGCTGCATCGCCCAACTCCCCATCGTCTGCCTCACCAGCAAAACTACCAGCTCCCTCACCCACCCCAAAACCATTGTCGCCCCAACTCCCTCTCCGCCTCACGACCCTACTGTCGCAACCAGCCCTCCCCCCCTCGTCGTCATTTTCCAGTCGACAACCAAACAACCCGTCACCTCTACGTCCAAGCACCACCAAACAGACCCGTCGACCCTACTGTCGACCACCTGCCCCGACGACACCAGCCCCCTCATCGTCATTTTCCGGTCGACAACCACCCAACCCAGCTCCTTTCATCGCGTCGTCACTACCCCCTCGTCGGAACTCGAGCAGTTGTTGCTGCGTTGTCAAGCTCTCCATCACGTCCGGCGACCATAACCCAAAACCACCCACTCTCTCACGTCCGAGCTCCAGCCATTAACCACTGCCCAAAGGACCTTCCACAGCCTGCTTCTTCCTCATATCCGAACGACCCCTTCTGCTCATATTTACGTACCGGTGCTGCGTCAAAAAAAAAACAGCAGCATCCAACCCCTCGGGTCGTGGACAGTCTTGGTGCGAACTTTCAGCTTCCATTGAGGTCGTCGTCGTTTGTTGGGGTCCGGTGCGTCGAGTTtgttccgaggtttcgtcgttgttcatcgttcaaagaggtccggcttgagttccgtcggggtcgtgtttgtcgttctgaggttgtcgaggttcaaaggttaTTGTTCTTCATCCTTTTGTTTCATTTGGTTTGTTtcgcatattatggttcaaggcgAATAAGAGTATTTGATAttgatgaatgtcaacaatgcaatttttgttttttttttgttaaaaatgtttattttatggttagttattgcatgtttaaagtaaatgtgagaatACATGAACGGTTTGTGTGTCGTCTTTGTTgaaattgttttttttattattattttaccaTGAATATTATTACCTATTAGAATTGTTGTTTTTATTTAACCTTGGATGACTTCAttggtagaaaatcgtagttgtTTTAAGTTTGCCCTTAGATAATAAAAAGTTAGACGAGCTTCGccaaaataaaaatgtacagattgcagAGCCCttacaaaatatatgtattaaatacttagattccgggacgggccgtttaacaaatttcacggccccacccaaaataacaatgcactagttgctttaggcgcgcctttaataatgttatcttcctaaactcgggtgcacatttatgtgacccaaatccaaatctcggcggagttgaaatgtgtctctaaatcgcgggtacattgattgtaacgtgggtcgagatgcatgtccacgacgttgcaaattcctttaaaaaataagaatgagatgagcctcgccgaataaaaatacaaattgcggggccctcagtaaatacttgttttaaaattacttagaattcaggagtgccgtttagcgaatttcacggccttcccaaaataataacacgatagtctccttaggtgcgtgtttaataatctactttcttaaacttgggtgtgcatttcatgcgacccaaattcaaatcccaaaacatcaaataaaatacgttccggattgtgggtgcatttcatgtgacacagtccaaagacatgttttaatcgatgttcacattctttaaaataataataacaaagtggcaaaaagttaaaattggcacattggttcataattgtatttaaaatcagataaataagccgaatatgacagttgagcgaccgtgctagaaccacggaactcgggaatgcctaacaccttctcccgggttaacagaattccttattcggatttctggtgcgcagactgtaatatggagtcattcttttcctcgattcgggattaaaattggtgacttgggacaccctaaatctcccaagtggcgactctgaaacaaataaaccaatcctgtttcgattgtcctttaattggaaaaaactcccttgcaccctcgcgggggcagaaaaaggaggtgtgacacaaccAATATCCACACAAAACCCACACACGAGAGAACGACACCTGCTGCACAATCTTATTAAAGAATGGGCACAGCTTGCCCCACTCTCACATCCCCCCACACATCGGATGATCCATGAACAAGGTACGATATGTCTCCCTTGTTATGGGTACGAATCAGACGAGATCGAACTGGGACTCGATTTCTGCACCGCAGCAGTTAAGGCGAACTCAACCCACGCAGAGCTAGGACAGCTTTAAAAAAGAAAGGAGAGCTGAATATGACCGTCGAATCTAAAAACCACCATGCCATCAACCACTTAAACACCAGGCAGAGCGAGCAACGCTATAAGGCTACCCTCGTTCATCGACTCATTGGATGGTTGTAAGGAAAATCTCATTTTGGTTTACCCTCTATTGTTTGCTTAAACAGGAACACAAGTGCCGCACAGGCAAGCGAGCAAAGGAGCATCTCAACTAGaagacaatggaaggaaaactactacaaaaCAACTGGAATATCGCCCATCTCAAATACCTCAACTTCTGGAAAATGACGCCTCTTAAGTCGTACTCATTTTCCCTTtcccgggttttgtcccaattgggttttctcggggaggtttttaacgaggcgatgaGGGGGATGTCTCCAAGTTCAAGGGATAATTCATCGCCCCGCCTACCGACGAGCTCTCCAAGCTGAACGGTGAAAGGACAAGATATAGGGAAATTCCAATATATGCATGAAACGAACGCATACGGTATTCCCTGGTTAGCAAAACAACAATGTTTTATATTCTTAGACATCACACTCTCCAATGCAAACAAAATTAAGCGGACTAGGACTCACCCAGGAAATGCAAAAGGCTAAGCAAAACTAAGACTCCCCCAGGGAACACCCGACACtctctaaagaaaaaaaaaagcaaagtcGAGTACGCCAAGATCCGTTCCGATGTCTACAGACAGTATGGTAGCCTATGATTCACCAAATCTAATAATGACATGACGGATTAATATTTCGACATCagatcaaaataacacccctacggccaagggccatcgccaaagagaagagttcgacctcgttcgaatcatgacgggttaacatttcgacattaGCTTGACATAACACCCCTATGGCCAAGGGCCAACGCCAAAGAGAAGACTTTGACCTCGTTCAAATcatgacgggttaacattttgacattagctcgaaataatacccctacggccaagggccatcgccaaagagaagagttcgaccccgTTCCAATCATGACGGGTGAACATTTCGACATCTGCTCGAAATAAcacctgtagacatgtgatttttgaccctccccaagattttacacatttttagcccaaatatttaatttaggtttagtatcgctattttaaatagttttgactcttttactttattttatcacaaaaatgaaaattacaaaaatatttcttttatttagctaattaatattttatctagTCACGTTTAATTTATCTACCTTACATAaagttcaaaaatacaaaaatagttccacTTTGTTTTTAggtatattattttaatttttgcgaTGTTTTTAATCTAATTCTATTTTTGTCTTTTAGTGTGatatttaaaaaataccaaaaaataggtttattttaatggttagttttatttttattttacttaagtaggattaattaagtaAATGAGGTAGTATTTTTTTAGTCTTGTTCACGGATAAAGAATAAAATTCgggctcaaacaacccatttttaggccaaattttcggacctagcccataataacccaagcccaatacccctaAACCCCTAGACTTACTTAAAACGACCCCTAACCTAAGGAGAAGAGGTCAGCCATTTTTTACAAGAGAGACCCCCCCCCCCTGAAATCTTCTTCGTCACCCCCCAAGAACACCTCTTTGCCAAGATAGAACACCAACgccattttccttcttctttagcATCTTCAACCACACCCCTGATTTTCTCCAACAAAACACACACAaccattttctcttcttcttcttctttacaaccAAAAAACCTAAAAACACAAAAATGGTGGAATCGTAGAGATGAACCAACCATTTGGACCTTTTCTCTGGAACAAAAACAAATCCTAAGACCGAAGAGCTGAGAACGCCCAAGCTTCAGCCATTTTCGGACCCTTCTCCTTCAtcttcaaaaaatcaaaaaggcTTAGAAGAGAACCATCAACCCTTACCATAGAACTCGTCGGATTCTCCTCCTCTCACCAATCCAGCGACAAACTCGCCAGAAAACGCACACACACACTGAAAAACAAGAAAGAGAGGAATTGGATAAAGACATACGTGGGCACTGTTTCCTTCCGAGGAAAGAGTTGTCAAGCTCTTTAAGAAGAATACCTACTGTGTTGTCAACATCTTTGATGTAACCTTGAGACCTACGCTTAATGTTACTGGTGCAGTCGAGATTCCTGAAGGAAATGGTCCAAGGGTGATTTGGGACAATGAATTACTAATTACCATGTGATTGGTAACTCCCTTTCTAGAAACCCAAGTCGTGGGGAAGTAGTTGCACGTCTGCAGAAAGGGTGCAAAAGAATTTTGAGGGTAAATTAATTGGTGCAGATTGTGCCAAGGATCTTGCTGTATTGAAGGTCCGGGGTTCCGGTTCGCGATTTTGATATTTCGGTCCAAGGATTGTTGCTTCGTTTAGCCcaattgatttgcaattttcagctttgttcatcaataaaaggtctatttctcaattttcattctcatttTATTGTGATATGATAGCTTGGTGCGTTCGTTGGTTGATTTGTAATTCTACGTTGTTTGAGTAGCATGtcttagttttcatttaaattgttttaattaatttttattttgattgtgATGAATGTAGTCTTGGGT of the Nicotiana tabacum cultivar K326 chromosome 7, ASM71507v2, whole genome shotgun sequence genome contains:
- the LOC107826656 gene encoding protein TIME FOR COFFEE isoform X6, yielding MDRNREARRSGGMVAAAATSNGLSSRRRHRTNSLRDSPDEDGGVEIQESVRLRERVKKDRDRERERERERERERERDNRDRDRDRISRSKRRRGERLIGGVDDSSEESVNDDEEDDDEDTTTTTTTNNVGVSGSSSTRLLPPNPPVPVTVGSISNHHHHHNNHNHNNHHLQPPRKSFPPNTTRVFRTATPAAAAAPVWKPGDEMIGVSVPRKARSASTKRSHDWISGVSGGGCVGGNSGVITGEQIHQQVSTASPVRQNIPATSTQSPAAPLSPSSSNVSVRKKIKPNGQKRPPAKSPPKAASSNNPEELEIEIAEVLYGLMTQSQGPSKKESGGGGRNDTTREVNNRSRVSSPVSNSNSSATPLSAVAPKRKRPRQVLENPGGFGARSSPISSSTATNKVEMDQTTTMKMEVSSPNLEKTPQSAAENGVSLYDLSASVQSLPVASDPVPETMKVESEAKRRPEESEFMESKEEVRESSTLGAENSNREDAVAVTQVIVSEVESQREEKFQIDLMLRSSPEREAEIDFGSAAVDKKPILAENIVEMKPSVKEKDNERIGKAEKEEVISVEADEKKTKAAALEELNPHKASEGSRGRNIDLQLDLERPEKDSGVSSKFQQQSQKLLQQQPPPQKATKEEPIIEKTGQSSSLPMPMSMASWPGGLPPMGYMAPLQGVVAMDGTTVSSAPIQPLFSQPRPKRCATHCYIARNIHCLQQFMKMHPFWPPAAGSAPFYGAKTNLNVLPPTDLAGRATAGPDKGQGLAIFPNNVGKDKVQPANIADATAQRKQQILLQQALPPVAPNNLLNNAYAFPIPAVGAPPNYRGAHPQPMPLFNGSFYSSQMIHPSQVQQQQQPPTSQSQQMQQGQQNTSMSSGSSSSQKHLQSQQQRSQGNAVTGGNLHNFPGSKNHPSQSPAQSQNQHIPQQTRHIENEVGSEDSPSTTERKRSHGPMNVYNQNFAMPMHPSNFGLMTPPATFGIASSAGGGSNHQTEKKSQQQQGLKTNLESVPPQPFAMSFASLNGATAGPGIDMSMAQNHAIFQSLPEATRQNLQMAAAAAQAVQQKKNFRISEDGKSGSSDQSGADAERKGLAMKQPSVNAGQSIAFSRSEMSDASGSNIAANSVIDSSSRSLNLPSGASWTARAAMPNAMGAVNVPNAQLQAQIQHQQQQMIQLHKQQQQQQQMAAAAAARSKTPASSNGNAYSDHLTSSASASSKFPNAMSAFPQNLVQTGNNSSQAQSPQWKNSTRTSTSQAPSSLSSTSSLKNLSQQQVRSQQSHTQISFGTNQKSAAPPQGQQPPNNNQSPSSPMMVGSPTTSSISKGACGSPRHTNSASASNKTGGQSSSLSTQQGKSSPSLPNQKSSPAGGRNVPSILGNPHTASTSGSGTKSQMQQQQQQLQQQQQQQKSMQQAQLFFSSPYMQAQPPHSTGTNSTGQATGGYYLQRRRSEQPAQQPTGSSTASSSSGMLTLCPVTLGGGTTSDPAKAIAAAAAASNMKGGVLPSQGILHAAQYTTPTSGSQHQLLPAGFSYVHPVPAAVQVKPAEQKQPAGNDNLHACWQPEKK